One region of Quercus lobata isolate SW786 chromosome 2, ValleyOak3.0 Primary Assembly, whole genome shotgun sequence genomic DNA includes:
- the LOC115975474 gene encoding ras-related protein Rab7-like, which translates to MSVRRRTLLKVIVLGDSGVGKTSLMNQYVHKKFSQQYKATIGADFVTKELQIDDRLVTLQIWDTAGQERFQSLGVAFYRGADCCVLAYDVNVMKSFDTLDNWHEEFLKQANPPNPRTFPFILLGNKIDVDGGNSRVVSEKKAKEWCASKGNIPYFETSAKEDYNVDAAFLCIAKTALANEREQDIYFQGIPEAVSDSEPRGGCAC; encoded by the exons ATGTCAGTGCGTAGGCGTACCTTGCTCAAGGTCATCGTTCTCGGCGACAGTGG GGTCGGCAAGACTTCGTTGATGAATCA ATATGTGCATAAGAAGTTTAGTCAGCAGTATAAAGCTACAATTGGTGCCGATTTCGTCACGAAAGAGCTCCAAATTGATGACAGGCTCGTCACTCTACAA ATATGGGACACCGCAGGCCAAGAGCGGTTTCAAAGTCTTGGAGTTGCGTTTTATAGAGGCGCAGATTGCTGTGTTCTAGCTTATGACGTTAACGTCATGAAGTCGTTTGATACTCTTGATAATTGGCATGAGGAGTTTCTTAAACAG GCAAATCCACCTAACCCAAGGACATTTCCGTTTATATTGCTTGGAAACAAGATTGATGTTGATGGTGGGAATAGTCGAGTG GTTTCTGAGAAGAAAGCAAAGGAGTGGTGTGCTTCAAAAGGCAACATCCCTTACTTTGAGACATCAGCAAAAGAGGATTATAATGTTGACGCTGCATTCTTATGTATTGCCAAGACTGCTCTAGCCAATGAGCGTGAACAGGACAT ATATTTCCAAGGAATCCCTGAGGCTGTTTCAGATTCCGAGCCAAGGGGTGGTTGTGCATGCTGA